The Phycisphaerae bacterium genome includes a window with the following:
- the pncA gene encoding bifunctional nicotinamidase/pyrazinamidase: MKALILVDIQNDFLPGGPLAVPMGDQVVPVANRLMSQYDVVVATQDWHPANHCSFASQHDGHKPGDVIELGSVTQILWPDHCIQGTRGADFAPGLDMAGVHWICHKGTDPGIDSYSGFFDNGRLKQTGLSDYLRKRGVREVHIIGLATDYCVKFTALDARELGFETHLILEGVRGVELHPGDCTKAIEEMRAAGVRVVTAAAA, encoded by the coding sequence ATGAAAGCGCTGATCCTGGTCGATATTCAGAATGACTTCCTGCCGGGTGGTCCGCTCGCGGTCCCGATGGGCGACCAGGTGGTTCCGGTTGCCAATCGGCTCATGTCGCAATACGACGTGGTCGTTGCCACGCAGGACTGGCATCCGGCGAATCACTGTTCGTTCGCCAGTCAGCACGACGGTCACAAGCCCGGCGATGTCATCGAGCTGGGCAGCGTGACTCAGATCCTCTGGCCGGACCACTGCATTCAGGGCACGAGAGGAGCCGACTTCGCCCCGGGCCTCGATATGGCCGGCGTCCATTGGATCTGCCACAAGGGCACCGATCCTGGCATCGACAGCTACAGCGGTTTCTTCGACAACGGCCGTCTCAAGCAGACCGGGTTGAGCGATTACCTTCGCAAGCGAGGCGTGCGGGAAGTGCACATCATCGGCCTGGCGACGGATTACTGCGTGAAATTCACCGCCCTCGACGCCCGCGAACTCGGCTTCGAAACCCACCTGATCCTGGAAGGCGTCCGCGGTGTGGAACTCCATCCGGGCGACTGCACGAAGGCCATCGAGGAAATGCGAGCAGCCGGGGTACGAGTGGTGACGGCCGCTGCGGCGTAG